In Desulfatirhabdium butyrativorans DSM 18734, one genomic interval encodes:
- a CDS encoding AAA family ATPase, with translation MKLAPRKRGIESSKIEQEAALNTGNPPLIQALLDPGRYPHPVDSVQLIETHISFVLLAGRFAYKMKKPIDLGFLDFSSLEKRKQACEAEVRLNRRLAPEIYLGVLPLHGTAESPRWSPPGDPIEYVVQMVRFDETRQMDRMLSEGLLCSQHIDALAETVASFHEMLAERAVNSIYGAPDTIWRAVEGNFSQIRQWRPPEACRNALSDIASWSTETYRGQIGRFLERSRTGKVRECHGDLHLKNLAWIAGKPLVFDCIEFDPYLRWIDVINDCAFLTMDLGFQNAFAFAQRFLDGYLERTGDFDGLALLRFYMVYRVMVRAKVRLIRARQETRSGDAEASMHEFCRYIAYASTLIQPAPRGIILTFGPSASGKSRIARSLIERLPAFRIRSDVERKRIFGIASRSGAAAGFGEGIYSQDATRLTYDRLISLSETILDAGYIVIVDAAFLKASERDRFRKVAEKRHVPFCIVVLQASAATLRRRIRERKKGVSDAGPDILEKQLQTMEPLTGVETRFAIAFDTENDEDPAGLANRLKDRIGGRPAGPTHSANGT, from the coding sequence GTGAAACTTGCCCCCAGAAAACGGGGGATTGAATCCAGCAAAATCGAACAGGAGGCCGCTCTGAATACCGGAAATCCCCCCCTTATCCAAGCCCTTCTCGATCCTGGCCGATATCCCCACCCCGTCGATTCCGTTCAACTGATCGAAACCCACATCAGCTTCGTTCTTCTGGCAGGCCGATTTGCCTACAAAATGAAAAAGCCGATCGATCTGGGATTTCTCGATTTTTCCTCCCTTGAAAAACGGAAACAGGCTTGCGAAGCCGAAGTGCGGCTCAACAGGCGTTTGGCCCCCGAAATTTATCTCGGCGTTCTGCCATTGCATGGAACGGCCGAGTCGCCAAGATGGTCGCCTCCCGGCGATCCGATCGAATATGTCGTTCAAATGGTCCGTTTCGACGAAACCCGGCAAATGGACCGGATGCTTTCCGAAGGATTGCTCTGTTCGCAGCATATCGACGCGCTGGCGGAAACCGTCGCATCCTTTCACGAAATGCTTGCGGAGCGGGCGGTCAATTCCATTTATGGCGCACCGGATACCATCTGGCGTGCCGTGGAGGGCAATTTTTCGCAGATTCGGCAGTGGCGTCCACCGGAGGCATGCCGGAATGCGCTTTCTGACATTGCATCGTGGAGCACAGAGACCTATCGCGGCCAGATCGGGCGCTTCCTGGAGCGAAGTCGAACCGGAAAAGTCCGGGAGTGCCACGGGGATCTCCACCTGAAGAATCTCGCCTGGATTGCGGGCAAACCGCTCGTCTTCGATTGCATCGAATTCGATCCGTATCTGCGATGGATCGATGTCATCAACGATTGCGCGTTTCTGACGATGGATCTGGGCTTTCAGAATGCGTTTGCCTTTGCGCAGCGGTTTCTGGACGGATACCTGGAGCGTACGGGTGACTTCGATGGATTGGCGCTGCTCCGCTTCTATATGGTCTACCGGGTGATGGTGCGGGCAAAGGTTCGGCTCATCCGGGCCAGGCAGGAAACCCGTAGTGGCGACGCCGAAGCCTCGATGCATGAATTCTGCCGATACATCGCCTATGCATCCACATTGATCCAGCCCGCCCCCAGGGGTATCATTTTGACCTTCGGACCGTCGGCCTCCGGGAAAAGCCGGATCGCCAGATCGCTGATCGAAAGGCTTCCCGCATTTCGCATTCGATCCGATGTGGAGCGCAAACGGATTTTCGGAATCGCAAGCCGCTCCGGGGCGGCGGCTGGTTTTGGAGAAGGCATCTACTCGCAGGATGCCACACGCCTCACCTACGATCGCCTGATTTCCCTTTCGGAAACGATCCTCGATGCGGGCTACATCGTGATTGTGGACGCGGCATTTCTCAAGGCATCGGAAAGAGACCGGTTTCGCAAGGTTGCCGAAAAGCGGCATGTGCCTTTTTGCATCGTGGTTCTCCAGGCTTCCGCGGCAACCCTGCGCCGCAGAATCCGTGAGCGCAAGAAAGGCGTCTCGGATGCCGGTCCGGATATCCTCGAGAAACAATTGCAGACGATGGAACCGCTGACCGGGGTCGAAACGCGCTTTGCCATTGCATTCGATACGGAAAACGATGAAGATCCCGCCGGGCTGGCAAACCGGCTGAAAGATCGGATCGGCGGAAGGCCAGCCGGTCCGACCCATTCCGCCAATGGAACCTGA
- a CDS encoding ParB/RepB/Spo0J family partition protein, with translation MSSETRSFDPAAKGRRSALGRGLSALIPDVDTDLQAPAASDYFMCDIGRITPNRYQPRIRFGEEELEDLTRSIREQGVVQPVVVRRAETGFELVAGERRLRAAKRAGLSQIPVVVKEVSDTKLLEISIIENIQRENLNPIEEAEAYHRLMTEFKLTQDEVAERVGKSRPAVANFLRLRQLPQLIRESVLNGQISMGHARALLGCQTSAQQQEIWRMVVEKELSVRQTEALIQRMKAPAKAPRTPGPDEIQIRAVSEELTKRLGTRVNIHKSGKRGRLEIAFGSDEELNRLIDLLSCSLDPD, from the coding sequence ATGAGCTCAGAGACACGATCATTCGATCCGGCAGCAAAAGGCAGGCGTTCGGCGCTCGGCAGAGGCCTCAGTGCATTGATCCCGGACGTGGACACGGATCTGCAGGCTCCCGCTGCATCCGATTATTTCATGTGCGATATCGGCCGGATCACTCCCAATCGCTATCAACCCCGCATCCGGTTCGGTGAGGAAGAGCTCGAAGATTTGACCCGATCCATTCGGGAACAGGGCGTTGTGCAGCCGGTTGTGGTTCGGAGGGCGGAAACGGGATTCGAACTGGTGGCTGGCGAGCGGAGACTTCGTGCCGCAAAAAGGGCCGGTCTTTCCCAGATTCCGGTTGTCGTGAAGGAAGTTTCGGATACGAAACTTCTGGAGATCTCCATCATCGAAAACATTCAGCGGGAAAATCTCAATCCGATCGAAGAAGCTGAAGCCTACCACAGGCTGATGACGGAATTCAAACTGACCCAGGACGAAGTGGCCGAACGGGTGGGGAAGAGCAGGCCCGCTGTTGCCAATTTCCTGAGGCTGCGACAGCTTCCCCAGCTCATCCGGGAATCGGTGTTGAACGGCCAGATCAGCATGGGACATGCCCGGGCGCTTCTCGGATGCCAAACATCGGCTCAGCAACAAGAGATTTGGCGTATGGTTGTGGAAAAAGAGCTTTCGGTGCGCCAAACGGAAGCCCTCATTCAACGGATGAAAGCTCCCGCAAAAGCGCCACGGACACCGGGCCCGGATGAGATTCAGATCAGGGCCGTTTCCGAAGAACTCACCAAAAGGCTCGGTACGCGGGTAAACATCCACAAAAGCGGCAAACGGGGCAGGCTGGAAATCGCTTTCGGCTCCGATGAGGAGCTGAATCGTCTGATCGATCTGCTGAGCTGCTCGCTCGATCCCGATTGA
- a CDS encoding CooT family nickel-binding protein yields the protein MCEANAYLIEGDETKLVMEGVDVVEPEEGGLRLINIFGDQKFVKARIYSLSLVDHKVFLKHETL from the coding sequence ATGTGTGAGGCGAATGCATATCTGATTGAAGGCGACGAAACGAAACTCGTCATGGAAGGTGTGGATGTGGTGGAACCCGAGGAAGGGGGGCTGCGACTGATCAATATTTTCGGAGACCAGAAATTCGTCAAGGCCAGAATCTATTCCCTTTCCCTGGTCGATCACAAGGTTTTTCTCAAGCATGAGACGCTGTAG
- the ispH gene encoding 4-hydroxy-3-methylbut-2-enyl diphosphate reductase, translating into MKIVIARTAGFCMGVKRAVEMALDAPAKYEAPILTYGPLIHNPQVLALLEEKNIRILDQIPDSGSGTVIVRAHGVPPQEKEALARAGFQVIDATCPRVIKVQQIIRKHVRDGFPIVILGDADHPEVKGLKGFAEDRGYVAADLEEFINLAVFEKAIVVAQTTYNSGMFEKIQAWAQRHRPAYRIFDTICDSTATRQEEVKKLATNCDLLIVVGGKTSGNTRRLAEVAEENGLKTLAIESDHDIDAAALEKSRVLGITAGASTPNWVINRVVRRVESLSLKRGLWFRRAFFSIQQAALLTNVYVALAAGSLCIACSRLQGVSRSRNHAAIAVLYVFSMHILNNLTGTHADRYNDPDREKFYRKYRNVLAALALVSSLGSIWLSFRLGWLSFLTLLFMSVTGLSYNVPVIPKHFKWRMRRLRDIPGSKTVLIAIAWGVVSALLPALSVHPVPVFGTVLVFFWSSGLVFVRTAFFDILDMQGDRIFGRETIPLVFGEEKTLRMLFVFLEIQAAIPVLGALIGWFPVWAVLLTICPALMGLIIGWHRAGHMMPGIRLEFRVESALVLSGLLALLFSAY; encoded by the coding sequence ATGAAAATCGTCATTGCCCGGACAGCCGGCTTCTGCATGGGTGTCAAGCGCGCCGTCGAAATGGCGCTCGATGCCCCGGCCAAATACGAAGCGCCGATCCTGACTTACGGCCCCCTGATCCATAATCCGCAAGTACTGGCGCTTCTGGAAGAAAAAAATATCCGGATCCTGGATCAGATCCCCGACTCAGGATCCGGAACGGTCATCGTCCGGGCTCACGGCGTGCCGCCACAGGAAAAGGAAGCACTGGCGCGGGCCGGCTTCCAGGTGATCGATGCGACCTGTCCCCGGGTGATCAAGGTACAGCAGATCATTCGAAAACATGTCCGCGACGGGTTCCCCATCGTGATTCTCGGTGACGCAGACCATCCGGAAGTGAAAGGCCTGAAAGGGTTTGCCGAAGATCGAGGCTATGTGGCCGCCGATCTTGAAGAGTTTATCAATCTGGCTGTTTTCGAGAAAGCGATCGTCGTCGCACAAACGACCTACAATTCCGGCATGTTCGAAAAAATCCAGGCATGGGCTCAGCGTCATCGTCCCGCATACCGGATTTTCGATACCATCTGCGATTCCACGGCGACCCGCCAGGAGGAAGTCAAGAAACTTGCAACCAACTGCGATCTGCTCATTGTGGTCGGCGGAAAAACCAGCGGCAACACGAGACGGCTCGCGGAAGTCGCTGAAGAGAATGGCTTGAAAACACTGGCCATCGAATCGGATCACGACATCGATGCCGCAGCGTTGGAAAAGAGCCGCGTTCTGGGCATTACGGCAGGCGCATCCACTCCAAACTGGGTGATCAACCGTGTCGTTCGGCGGGTGGAAAGTCTTTCGCTCAAACGCGGCCTGTGGTTCAGGCGCGCATTCTTTTCCATCCAGCAGGCAGCCCTGCTGACCAATGTCTATGTGGCGCTGGCAGCCGGATCACTGTGCATCGCCTGTTCCCGGCTCCAGGGCGTTTCCCGCTCCAGGAACCATGCGGCCATAGCCGTGCTTTACGTATTTTCGATGCACATCCTGAACAACCTGACTGGAACCCATGCGGATCGGTACAACGATCCGGACAGGGAAAAATTCTACCGGAAGTATCGAAATGTACTGGCTGCCCTGGCTCTCGTCTCCAGCCTCGGAAGCATCTGGCTGTCTTTTCGGCTCGGGTGGTTGTCCTTTTTGACGCTGTTGTTCATGAGTGTGACCGGCCTGTCTTACAATGTGCCGGTCATTCCCAAACATTTCAAATGGCGGATGCGCCGGCTTCGAGATATCCCCGGTTCAAAGACCGTGCTGATCGCCATCGCCTGGGGGGTGGTCAGCGCGCTGCTTCCGGCCCTTTCCGTTCACCCCGTTCCGGTTTTTGGCACCGTCCTGGTCTTTTTTTGGTCGTCAGGGCTCGTTTTCGTCCGAACCGCCTTTTTCGATATTCTCGACATGCAGGGCGATCGCATTTTTGGCCGGGAAACCATTCCGCTGGTCTTCGGCGAAGAGAAGACCCTGCGCATGCTTTTTGTCTTTCTGGAGATTCAGGCTGCCATTCCCGTACTGGGCGCGCTGATCGGATGGTTTCCGGTTTGGGCCGTTTTGCTGACCATCTGCCCGGCGCTCATGGGATTGATCATCGGCTGGCATCGCGCCGGGCACATGATGCCCGGTATCCGCCTCGAATTTCGGGTCGAATCGGCTCTCGTGCTCTCGGGTCTGCTGGCCTTGCTCTTTTCCGCCTATTGA
- a CDS encoding M48 family metallopeptidase has translation MTRWNLRSRLLCSAMVVIIVAGMLIPARPARAITIHEEEELSVEFMTMARESLTLIDDFLIRDYVTRIGEKIVRILPTQPFAYHFYVVKDPTYNAFAGPGAHVFVNSGLLAAMSSESDLAGILGHEISHVVCRHVSDSIDRQKKIGIATLAGIAAGLLLGAAGSAAIGNAASIGSMAAGQSIALSHSRDDEMQADQLGLEFLTKAGYNPAGLLEMLKKIRSQQWFGPKQIPTYLLTHPAVDDRIAYISSWIESHPKMPPAVATPDFVLARTRLVALYENEDLAKHELEDSRKADPRSAWPIYGEALLAMRMGHNEKAVTLMRQALERQAFDPVVLTGMGRVSYAAGNYNEALSILDSAVSLAPDDSEAKFYLGKTQMELGKYPQAAETLQTVFRRYPEHRQTLYNLGKIYGAMGKDAEAAYYLGLFYRLNAEYRNAVFQFQRALDMGIDSMKKEQIEMLLKECKKRGRLLTQESEQRQRNLMRLTPRTRILPVR, from the coding sequence ATGACCCGATGGAATTTGCGTTCAAGACTGCTGTGCAGCGCCATGGTCGTGATCATCGTGGCAGGAATGCTCATCCCCGCTCGACCGGCGCGGGCGATCACGATACACGAAGAAGAAGAGTTGTCCGTAGAATTCATGACCATGGCCAGAGAATCGCTGACGCTCATCGACGATTTTCTCATCCGGGATTACGTGACGCGTATCGGAGAGAAAATCGTCCGCATTTTGCCGACTCAGCCGTTTGCCTATCATTTCTATGTTGTCAAGGATCCGACATACAACGCTTTCGCCGGCCCCGGGGCGCACGTGTTCGTCAACAGCGGATTGCTGGCGGCAATGAGTTCGGAGTCCGATCTTGCTGGCATCCTGGGCCATGAAATCAGCCATGTCGTATGCCGCCATGTTTCCGACAGCATCGATCGGCAGAAGAAAATCGGGATCGCTACGCTGGCAGGCATTGCAGCCGGCCTGCTTCTGGGTGCAGCGGGCAGCGCTGCCATTGGAAATGCGGCCAGCATCGGATCGATGGCTGCAGGCCAGTCAATTGCCCTGTCACACAGCCGGGATGATGAAATGCAGGCCGATCAACTCGGTCTCGAATTTTTGACCAAAGCCGGTTACAATCCGGCCGGTCTGCTGGAAATGCTGAAAAAAATCCGCAGTCAGCAATGGTTCGGACCGAAACAGATCCCGACATACCTGTTGACCCATCCGGCTGTGGATGACCGGATTGCCTACATTTCCTCCTGGATCGAGTCTCATCCGAAAATGCCTCCTGCGGTGGCCACCCCGGATTTTGTCCTTGCCCGAACGAGGCTTGTGGCCTTGTATGAAAACGAAGATTTGGCCAAACACGAACTGGAGGATTCCCGGAAAGCGGACCCGCGCTCGGCATGGCCGATTTACGGCGAAGCCCTTCTGGCCATGCGGATGGGCCACAATGAAAAGGCGGTAACCTTGATGCGGCAGGCGCTCGAACGGCAGGCCTTCGATCCGGTGGTTCTGACCGGCATGGGTCGGGTGTCTTATGCCGCCGGCAACTACAACGAGGCGCTTTCCATCCTGGACAGTGCGGTTTCCCTTGCCCCCGATGATTCGGAGGCCAAATTCTATCTGGGCAAGACCCAGATGGAGCTCGGCAAATATCCGCAGGCCGCCGAAACCCTGCAGACCGTGTTCCGGCGTTATCCCGAACACCGTCAAACCCTGTACAATCTGGGAAAGATTTATGGCGCCATGGGTAAGGATGCGGAGGCAGCCTATTATCTCGGGCTGTTTTACCGGTTGAATGCCGAGTACAGAAATGCGGTGTTTCAGTTTCAGCGGGCACTCGATATGGGGATCGACTCCATGAAAAAGGAGCAAATCGAAATGCTGCTCAAGGAATGTAAAAAGCGGGGCAGGCTTCTGACGCAGGAATCGGAGCAGCGGCAGCGGAACCTGATGCGGCTCACCCCAAGAACCCGTATCCTTCCAGTGCGATAA
- a CDS encoding CheR family methyltransferase encodes MDIDRITFRILSGYIEKLCGLVLDDSKTYLIENRLSPLVESLGCKGMAELYQRAVQDSTHEIDRKIVDLITTPETAFFRDPQVFDALRYRIIPDVVDNKRGRGETSPNIRFWSAGCSTGQEVYSIAMACHEMLHHTGIEFSVLGTDISATNISKASAGIYSDAEVQKGLNQSQIETCFQRVAAGWKIRDELRSRATFKRLNLLESFAGIGRFDVVFCRNVSIYFSPDVKTALYQRIARVMMTDGFLVLGSAESLFEPQPLFKPKRHLRTLFYQRTRELP; translated from the coding sequence ATGGATATCGATCGGATAACCTTCCGCATTCTGTCGGGATATATCGAGAAGCTCTGCGGCCTGGTACTCGATGATTCCAAGACATATCTGATCGAAAACCGCCTCTCGCCCCTGGTTGAATCGCTGGGCTGCAAAGGTATGGCGGAGCTCTATCAGCGCGCCGTTCAGGATAGCACGCATGAAATCGATCGGAAAATCGTCGATCTCATCACAACCCCGGAAACCGCCTTTTTTCGGGATCCCCAGGTTTTCGATGCGCTTCGCTACCGCATCATACCCGATGTTGTGGACAATAAACGAGGCCGCGGTGAGACATCTCCCAACATTCGTTTCTGGAGCGCCGGATGTTCTACCGGACAGGAAGTATACAGCATCGCCATGGCCTGCCATGAAATGCTGCACCATACAGGCATCGAATTTTCCGTCCTGGGAACGGATATTTCCGCAACGAACATCAGCAAGGCCAGCGCCGGTATCTATTCGGATGCCGAAGTCCAAAAAGGACTGAATCAAAGCCAGATCGAAACCTGTTTCCAGCGGGTGGCCGCAGGGTGGAAAATCCGGGACGAGCTGAGATCCAGGGCGACATTCAAAAGGCTGAATCTGCTCGAATCCTTTGCAGGCATCGGCCGGTTCGATGTCGTGTTCTGCAGGAACGTTTCGATCTATTTCAGCCCGGATGTCAAAACGGCTTTATATCAACGGATCGCACGGGTGATGATGACGGATGGATTTCTCGTGCTGGGCTCCGCAGAATCCCTGTTCGAGCCGCAGCCGTTATTCAAACCCAAAAGACATCTGAGAACACTTTTCTATCAACGAACGCGGGAACTTCCATGA
- a CDS encoding DUF3842 family protein — MKRICVIDGQGGGIGSTIIKRLKDVYEESVEIIALGTNAIATTQMLKARANRGATGENAIVQTVARADVVIGPLGIVLAHAMMGEVTPRIAEAVSACPAPKLLLPLTQESVELIGLISSPLPRLIEDMIQNCLTKYIRQPSDDRHGQGESR; from the coding sequence ATGAAACGCATTTGTGTCATCGACGGTCAGGGCGGCGGCATCGGCAGCACCATCATCAAGCGGTTGAAAGATGTTTATGAGGAATCGGTAGAGATCATCGCCTTGGGCACAAATGCCATTGCAACCACCCAGATGCTCAAGGCCAGGGCCAACCGCGGCGCTACGGGCGAAAATGCCATCGTTCAGACAGTGGCGAGGGCGGATGTTGTCATCGGTCCACTGGGCATCGTGCTGGCCCATGCCATGATGGGGGAGGTGACTCCCAGAATCGCAGAGGCCGTTTCTGCTTGTCCGGCGCCAAAACTGCTCCTGCCGCTCACCCAGGAATCGGTCGAGCTCATCGGCTTGATCTCCAGCCCGCTGCCCAGACTCATCGAGGACATGATCCAGAATTGTCTGACAAAATATATTCGACAACCATCCGATGATCGTCATGGCCAAGGCGAGAGCCGGTAA
- the mobA gene encoding molybdenum cofactor guanylyltransferase, with amino-acid sequence MPVTGIILAGGLGKRYNGIDKAHLSIDGRSILDRILDTFDGLFEEIILVTNHPARYASWDLFTVSDLYAVRSSLTGLHAGLFHASHGYAFVTACDMPFTDQRIIRLLLDRIDTRWDAIMPQTEKGLEPLCAVYATRCAGQIGQHIERNQLKIQRVFNPDKILRIPETRFRKIDPDLRCFFNINRPEEFVEAQRWLPQHPNGPS; translated from the coding sequence ATGCCCGTTACGGGAATCATTCTGGCCGGGGGGCTGGGGAAGCGCTACAACGGTATCGACAAGGCCCATCTTTCCATCGATGGCCGCTCGATCCTCGATCGGATTCTCGACACCTTCGACGGTTTGTTCGAGGAGATCATCCTGGTGACCAACCATCCGGCCCGCTATGCGTCCTGGGACCTGTTCACGGTTTCCGACCTTTACGCCGTACGGAGCTCACTGACCGGGTTGCATGCAGGACTTTTTCATGCATCCCACGGGTATGCCTTTGTCACAGCCTGCGATATGCCGTTTACCGATCAACGGATCATCCGTCTGCTGCTCGACCGCATCGATACGCGATGGGATGCCATCATGCCGCAGACCGAAAAGGGGTTGGAGCCTTTATGTGCGGTGTATGCCACCCGGTGTGCGGGGCAGATCGGTCAGCATATCGAGCGGAATCAGCTCAAAATTCAGCGGGTGTTCAATCCGGACAAAATTCTTCGGATTCCGGAAACGCGATTTCGAAAGATTGATCCCGACCTGCGCTGCTTTTTCAATATCAACCGGCCAGAAGAGTTTGTCGAAGCGCAGCGATGGCTGCCACAGCACCCGAACGGACCCTCATAG
- a CDS encoding response regulator yields MSEKQRILVVDDSQLIRMQIRDELEGSGYEVIEAKNGLEAIIQVASKSSPDLITMDIEMPKLNGFETCKKLRESQYAKFLSKSEDRRIPIIFITGNDTLEDRKKGFELGAVDFIAKPFKKGEILAAVNKILGRSIVEQNIRALVADDNTVARKITAMCLRREGIQVLETEDGEEAYRLLSDPKNEIDILITDLVMPKMDGIHLCRLVRKELKQIDMPIIVLTAVSDLSEVLEVFRVGASDYLVKPFAKEELLARLGVHIERNRINKELRETIRLLEAAKARIEQLSITDPLTGCFNRGYFNKQFDIEYGRSIRYKRPLAVVMCDIDHFKLVNDTYGHQAGDRVLQHFVTVMQGALRKTGDWIARYGGEEFMVVMPETDKAAAQQAAERLRQSIEASPIMDQDREIRITASFGIAGNDPETTEPIPGETLLKQADDALYEAKKTGRNRVVLAGGETPS; encoded by the coding sequence ATGAGTGAAAAACAGCGTATTCTGGTTGTCGATGACAGCCAGTTGATTCGGATGCAGATTCGGGACGAGCTCGAGGGCAGCGGCTACGAAGTGATCGAGGCAAAAAACGGGCTGGAAGCCATCATTCAGGTGGCATCCAAGAGTTCTCCCGATTTGATCACCATGGATATCGAAATGCCCAAGCTCAATGGATTCGAAACATGCAAAAAGCTTCGGGAAAGTCAATATGCGAAATTTCTTTCCAAAAGCGAAGACCGCCGGATACCCATCATCTTCATCACCGGAAACGATACGCTCGAAGACCGGAAAAAAGGCTTCGAGCTTGGGGCCGTCGATTTCATTGCCAAACCCTTCAAAAAAGGGGAGATACTGGCGGCTGTCAACAAAATCCTCGGCAGATCCATCGTGGAACAGAATATTCGCGCGCTGGTTGCGGACGATAATACCGTTGCCCGGAAAATCACCGCCATGTGCCTGCGCCGTGAAGGCATCCAGGTGCTCGAAACAGAGGATGGGGAAGAGGCCTATCGCCTCCTGAGCGATCCGAAAAACGAGATCGATATCCTGATCACCGATCTGGTCATGCCCAAAATGGACGGCATCCATCTGTGCAGACTCGTCCGGAAGGAATTGAAACAGATCGATATGCCGATCATCGTGCTGACGGCGGTATCCGATCTGAGCGAGGTACTCGAGGTGTTCCGGGTGGGTGCATCGGATTATCTCGTGAAGCCCTTTGCCAAGGAAGAGCTTCTGGCAAGGCTCGGGGTCCACATCGAACGAAACCGGATCAACAAGGAGCTGCGGGAGACCATCCGGCTGCTGGAAGCGGCCAAGGCCAGAATCGAGCAGCTTTCCATCACCGATCCGCTGACAGGATGTTTCAACCGGGGATATTTCAACAAGCAATTCGATATCGAATACGGCAGGTCAATTCGATACAAGAGGCCGCTTGCCGTCGTCATGTGCGACATCGATCATTTCAAGCTCGTCAACGACACTTACGGCCATCAGGCCGGAGATCGTGTGCTGCAGCATTTCGTCACCGTCATGCAGGGCGCTCTTCGAAAAACCGGGGACTGGATCGCCCGCTACGGCGGTGAGGAATTCATGGTGGTGATGCCGGAAACGGACAAGGCGGCTGCCCAACAGGCCGCCGAGCGGCTGCGCCAGTCGATCGAGGCCTCTCCCATCATGGATCAGGATCGGGAAATCCGCATCACGGCCAGCTTCGGCATCGCAGGAAACGATCCGGAGACAACAGAGCCGATTCCGGGTGAGACGCTCCTGAAACAGGCGGACGATGCCCTGTACGAAGCGAAGAAAACGGGCCGAAACCGCGTGGTGCTGGCCGGAGGAGAAACGCCGTCCTGA
- a CDS encoding AAA family ATPase, which translates to MILSATMAMIICIANQKGGVGKTTTAINLSAALAVSEKRILLIDCDPQGNATTGLGISKTDLPANIYHGLIGRNSATELVRDTEIPALKVIPAKEELIGFEIEMVDNPHRETVLKELVADVTDRFDYIVLDCPPSLSLLTVNALTASDVLLVPLQCEFYALEGLGQLLNTMKRIQKHFNPALRLMGILLTMYDKRTNLSRQVAEEATRYFQDRVFRTAIPRSVRLSEAPSHGKPILLYDAGCAGALGYFDLAREILLGT; encoded by the coding sequence ATGATACTGTCCGCAACCATGGCAATGATTATCTGCATAGCGAATCAAAAAGGCGGGGTCGGGAAAACGACGACCGCCATCAACCTTTCGGCAGCACTGGCCGTATCGGAAAAGCGCATCCTTCTGATCGACTGCGATCCCCAGGGAAACGCCACAACAGGGCTCGGCATTTCCAAAACCGATCTTCCCGCCAATATCTACCATGGGCTGATCGGAAGGAATTCCGCAACGGAACTGGTCAGAGACACCGAAATCCCCGCACTGAAGGTCATCCCGGCAAAGGAAGAGCTGATCGGGTTCGAAATCGAAATGGTCGACAATCCCCATCGGGAAACCGTGCTCAAGGAACTCGTTGCAGATGTAACGGATCGATTTGACTATATTGTCCTGGACTGCCCCCCATCACTCAGTCTGCTCACCGTCAATGCGCTGACTGCATCGGATGTGCTGCTGGTCCCGCTTCAATGCGAATTCTATGCTCTCGAAGGTCTGGGCCAACTGCTCAACACCATGAAGCGGATTCAGAAGCATTTCAATCCGGCGCTCCGCCTGATGGGAATTTTGCTGACCATGTATGACAAACGGACCAATTTGTCCAGGCAGGTCGCAGAGGAGGCCACCCGATATTTCCAGGATCGGGTATTCCGGACAGCCATTCCCCGAAGCGTTCGTCTCAGCGAAGCCCCAAGTCATGGGAAACCCATTCTGCTCTACGATGCGGGGTGTGCGGGAGCCCTCGGCTATTTCGATCTGGCCCGGGAAATACTGCTTGGCACATAA
- a CDS encoding NYN domain-containing protein, which yields MSLHIIVDGYNLIRQSPELAHLDKMDLELGRDALIEQLAAYKRIRPNRRITVVFDGTSASIQGQRQHQKSGIHIVFSRPGELADGVIKRMASGERERAVIISSDRDILQHAEAAGCAVLNAEDFVFRMQVASRHEDGVDAPEEEGPGGWVPGTRKKGPSRKPPRKQRKTRLRIDKL from the coding sequence ATGAGCCTTCATATCATCGTGGACGGGTACAATCTCATTCGCCAGAGCCCGGAGCTGGCCCATCTCGACAAGATGGACCTGGAGCTGGGCCGCGATGCACTGATCGAACAACTTGCCGCATACAAAAGAATCCGGCCCAATCGCCGTATCACGGTCGTTTTTGACGGCACCAGCGCTTCGATCCAGGGGCAGAGACAGCATCAAAAAAGCGGCATTCACATCGTCTTTTCCCGTCCCGGAGAGCTTGCCGATGGCGTCATCAAACGGATGGCATCCGGTGAACGGGAGAGGGCCGTAATCATCAGTTCGGACCGGGATATCCTGCAACATGCCGAAGCCGCCGGATGCGCCGTGTTGAACGCTGAAGATTTTGTCTTTCGGATGCAGGTGGCTTCCCGGCATGAAGATGGGGTAGATGCCCCGGAAGAAGAAGGACCGGGAGGCTGGGTGCCGGGTACCCGTAAAAAGGGGCCTTCTCGAAAACCGCCTCGAAAACAGCGCAAAACAAGGCTTCGCATCGACAAGTTGTGA